TGCAGGGAATGACCCTAAGCAGATAGGCGAAATTGCGTCCAAATACACTGACACCAAGGCAGGTAAAATATCAAAGCTGAAGCTTGCAGGGCTTGCATATGACAAATCAGATTTTAAGGATGCTATCAAGAATGCAGATGAATTCATAGATAATTGGGGAACTCAGGATGTTCTTTTTTATCAGGCGATGATGATACGTGCCATGTCATATATTGAGTTGAAGGATATGCCCAAGGCCTTGGAGTCGCTGGATAAATGCGAAAAAGGCGCCTCCGGTTCAATCAAAGATCAAGCGGTATTCCTAAAGGCAGTGGAATTGAATGCATCAGGGAAAAAAAGTGAGGCAATCAATTTGCTGAAGACAATATCGACAGAACAGCCGAAGGCTACCGGAGAGAAAAAGGCTGATATAATATCACAGGAAAAAGGCACTTCAAATTACAGGGATCTGGCAAAAGTTGCTATATCGGATATCGTTTTTTCCGGGGGAGCCGGTGTCAATGCAAAATAAATCAGGAGCCAGCGGCTTTCTGAAGACTGCCGCTTTATGGATTGTAATAATTCTAATAATGGTAATGCTTTATCAGCTGTTTAATCAGACCAAAACGAAAACAACAAAATATGCCTACAGCGACTTTATCCATATCCTCGACAGCGGGAAAGTAAAAGAGGTTAAGATACAGGGGCAGAATATAGAGGGGAAACTGACAAATGATGCTACCTTCGAAACATTCATACCGGACGACCCCAAACTTGTGGACAGACTCCTGACCAAGAATGTAAGGGTTTCTGTTGAGAACAAATCCTCTGACCCGTGGTACATGTCAGTCCTCATTTCATGGATACCCATGCTGCTTCTAATAGGTATCTGGATCCTATTCATGAGACAGATGCAGACTGGCGGGAATAAGGCGATGAGTTTCGGCAGGAGCAAAGCCCGGCTCATGACTCAGGATAAAATGAAAGTAACCTTTGCCGATGTCGCCGGAGTCGACGAGGCCAAGGAGGAACTCTCCGAAATAATTGACTTTCTGAAGGACCCCAAACAGTTTACAACACTCGGTGGAAGAATTCCTAAAGGTGTGTTGCTTTTAGGTCCTCCGGGAACAGGAAAGACATTGCTGGCTAAGGCCGTTGCAGGTGAAGCGGGAAGGCCGTTCTTCAGCATGTCAGGCTCCGACTTCGTAGAGATGTTCGTTGGTGTAGGTGCTTCACGTGTGAGGGACCTTTTTGCCCAGGGCAAACAACATGCGCCATGCATCATATTCATCGATGAAATTGATGCCGTCGGCAGACATAGGGGTGCCGGTCTCGGGGGCGGACACGACGAAAGAGAACAGACTCTCAATCAGCTCCTGGTTGAAATGGACGGATTCGAATCGAACGAAGGGGTCATACTTATGGCTGCCACGAACAGGCCTGACGTACTTGATCCTGCGCTTTTAAGGCCTGGAAGATTTGACAGGCAGGTCGTAGTCGCAAGTCCTGATGTCAAAGGCCGCGAAGGCATACTTGCAGTTCATTCGAGGAAGATACCCCTTTCCGAAAATGTGGATATCAAGATTCTTGCCAAATCCACCCCCGGTTTCTCAGGGGCGGACCTTGCCAATCTGGTTAACGAGGCGGCACTTCTGGCCGCAAGACAGAAAAAGACCAAGGTGGAAATGTCTGACCTGGAAAAAGCCAAGGACAAGGTTTTGATGGGGGTAGAGAGAAAAAGCCTCGTAATATCCGATGAGGAGAAAAGGACCACCGCATATCACGAGGCGGGTCACGCATTGGTGGCCAGGATGCTGCCGAATGCGGATCCAGTCTACAAGGTCAGCATTATTCCCAGGGGAAGGGCTTTGGGTGTTACGCAGCAATTGCCTATGGATGACAGGCATACATACAAGAAGGAATTCCTGCATGACACGATTGCGGTTTTTATGGGCGGCCGTGTAGCGGAGGAAATAGCTTTGAACAGCATGACTACAGGTGCAGGTAATGATATCGAGCGTGCAACCGAGATGGCCAGGCATATGGTTACCGAATGGGGTATGAGTTCGCTCGGGCCGTTAAGCCTTGGAAGCGTAGAACAGGAGATGTTCCTCGGGCGTGAAATTTCCAAGAAGGTCGATTACAGCGAGATGACAGCCCAGAAAATCGATGCTGAAGTCAAGAACATCGTCATGGATGGCTACACCAGGGCCAGAAATATAGTGGAACAGAACAGGGACAAACTTGAAAATCTTGCCCAGAGGCTGCTTGAAAAGGAGGTTGTTGACAGTGTCGAACTCGACAGCATCCTCGGAAAGGCGGCAGCCTAAGGCAAGGCTGCTTTCTTTTCCTGATTATAAAGACCTCATTTCTTGCGGAATCGATCCGGGAGCGCTTCCCTATCTTGAACCCAAGCTATACCACAGGGTTGTTCTCCTGAAGGATGTAAGGCTTTTTGCAGCAAACATAATCAAGCAAACCATGCTTTCCATCGGAGGAGATGCCGCTGTACACCGTTCGGTCATATCGGGTAAAGTTGAGTATTCCGACTGCATTATCATGGGGGATCTCAGGCATTATAAGAATCTTGTCGATAAGCTCAAGATCCAGCCGAATATGTCTGATATTGCCTGTATTATCAGTCAGCAGCTGAATCTGGAAGAAAGGAATTTAAGGCTCAATCTCTGCTCCCGAAAGCTTGAATGGGAAACACGCCCTCTTGTGATGGGGATCGTGAATGTGACGCCGGATTCCTTTTCGGACGGCGGCATGTACGACGAACCTGAAACGGCCATTGAACATGCCCTCGAATTGATCGGCCAGGGTGCGGATATTATAGATGTAGGAGGAGAATCTACTAGGCCAGGTGCATCTACGATAGATGAAAAGACGGAGATTAAAAGGATTCTCCCTGTAGTGAAGGGGATTGCGTTAAAAACGGAGGTGCCTGTAAGCATAGATACGAGGAATGCCTCTGTTGCCGAGGCTGCAATGGATTCAGGCGCCTCCATCATAAATGATGTGAGCTCGATGACGCATGATAAGGATATGATAACTGTGGCAAAAAAAACAGGGGC
Above is a genomic segment from Desulfomonilia bacterium containing:
- the folP gene encoding dihydropteroate synthase, with translation MSNSTASSERRQPKARLLSFPDYKDLISCGIDPGALPYLEPKLYHRVVLLKDVRLFAANIIKQTMLSIGGDAAVHRSVISGKVEYSDCIIMGDLRHYKNLVDKLKIQPNMSDIACIISQQLNLEERNLRLNLCSRKLEWETRPLVMGIVNVTPDSFSDGGMYDEPETAIEHALELIGQGADIIDVGGESTRPGASTIDEKTEIKRILPVVKGIALKTEVPVSIDTRNASVAEAAMDSGASIINDVSSMTHDKDMITVAKKTGAGIVLMHMRGSPADMQSDTIYADIVSEIYDYIEKRVEVCLEAGIDPLSIIIDPGIGFGKKLEGNLSLIKHIREFSSLGLPVMLGHSRKSFIGKVLDSEVQDREEGTDAVTSWAAMQNVDIVRVHNVMRAKRTIRMINSILRSE
- the ftsH gene encoding ATP-dependent zinc metalloprotease FtsH, whose protein sequence is MQNKSGASGFLKTAALWIVIILIMVMLYQLFNQTKTKTTKYAYSDFIHILDSGKVKEVKIQGQNIEGKLTNDATFETFIPDDPKLVDRLLTKNVRVSVENKSSDPWYMSVLISWIPMLLLIGIWILFMRQMQTGGNKAMSFGRSKARLMTQDKMKVTFADVAGVDEAKEELSEIIDFLKDPKQFTTLGGRIPKGVLLLGPPGTGKTLLAKAVAGEAGRPFFSMSGSDFVEMFVGVGASRVRDLFAQGKQHAPCIIFIDEIDAVGRHRGAGLGGGHDEREQTLNQLLVEMDGFESNEGVILMAATNRPDVLDPALLRPGRFDRQVVVASPDVKGREGILAVHSRKIPLSENVDIKILAKSTPGFSGADLANLVNEAALLAARQKKTKVEMSDLEKAKDKVLMGVERKSLVISDEEKRTTAYHEAGHALVARMLPNADPVYKVSIIPRGRALGVTQQLPMDDRHTYKKEFLHDTIAVFMGGRVAEEIALNSMTTGAGNDIERATEMARHMVTEWGMSSLGPLSLGSVEQEMFLGREISKKVDYSEMTAQKIDAEVKNIVMDGYTRARNIVEQNRDKLENLAQRLLEKEVVDSVELDSILGKAAA